A segment of the Bdellovibrio bacteriovorus genome:
TATCCTGGAGGTATGGAGTTGCATCAGGCCCTTGAAAAGGGACGTCATTTCCTGGATCAGGAGGGGATTCTTCACCGCGCTTACCGCGAATCGGGATTTTTTCAGGAGGATGTGAAGGATTGGATGCTCTTAAACCGCTGAGTCTGAAAGCTTCAGGTCTTCACGGACAGCATCGCCCAGGCGGCTGAAATCCACGGGCTTGCTTAAGAAACGGGTGGCCCCCAGGGATTCGGCCTTGTTGCGGAATTCCGAGGATTCATAGGCGCTGACCATATAGAAGGGCACCTTGATATGCAGGCCCTTTACCGCTTGAAGCAGTTCAAACCCGTCCATGCCGGGCATGTTGATATCTGAAAGAATCAAGTCGACCTGGGCCCCTTCCGGGGTGTTTAGAAAGTCCAGGCAGTCCGTCGCATTCAGGAAAGAGGTCAGATTAAGATCTCCCCAGTGCGCAAACAGCTTTTTGAACTTCAATTTATAAAGCAGATGTGTGTCTGCTTCA
Coding sequences within it:
- a CDS encoding response regulator; its protein translation is MIHIVIVDDEADTHLLYKLKFKKLFAHWGDLNLTSFLNATDCLDFLNTPEGAQVDLILSDINMPGMDGFELLQAVKGLHIKVPFYMVSAYESSEFRNKAESLGATRFLSKPVDFSRLGDAVREDLKLSDSAV